Genomic segment of Iocasia fonsfrigidae:
TAATTGCTTTTTATATTTCATGGGATTAAGCTGACCTTGGGCAAGACTCTGCTTAATTTCCTTTAATTCATCTTCAGGGAGATCAGTCAATAATTCAAAATATCTACTTATTAAATCATCTGGAATAGACATCACCTTACCATACATATCATTAGGACTATCATTTACACCAATGTAATTACCCAGGCTTTTACTCATTTTATTGACACCATCTAAACCCTCAAGTATCGGCATCATCATTACAACCTGCGGTTCCTGTCCATACTCTCGTTGTAAATCCCGGCCAACCAGGAGATTAAAGCGCTGATCTGTTCCACCAAGTTCAACATCTGCTTTTATAGCTACAGAATCATAACCCTGCATTAAAGGATAGAAAAATTCATGAACACTAATTGCCTTTTCATTACTAAAACGATTGGAAAAATCCTCCCTCTCCAGCATACGAGCAACCGTATACTTGGAGGAAAGGTCTATAACATCCGCAAACTTAAGCTCACCTAACCATGAACCATTAAAAACCAGTTTAGTTTTATCTTCATCAAGTAGTTTGGCAAATTGTTCCTGATATGTCCGGGCATTTTCCTGGACTTCCTCTTCGCTCAGTTGTTTTCTGGTTTGAGATTTACCGCTTGGATCACCAATCCGACCAGTAAAATCACCTATTATAAGATATACCTCATGTCCCAGGTCCTGAAATTGCTTTAGTTTGCGCAGTACAACTGTATGTCCTAAATGAATATCAGGTGCACTGGGATCAAGACCCAGTTTAACCCGTAAAGGTCTACCCTCTTTATCGGCCTTTATTAACTTCTCTTCTAATTCTTTTTTTGATATTAAATCCTTAACCCCTCTTGTTAATATTTTTAGCTGTTTTTGTATATTCAACTATCTACACCTGGTAAACTATTACCAGGTAAACCCCCCTTCATAATAACCCTTAAAATTTTTTAAAAAATAAATTCCTATGTAAAAGTTTCTATTATATTATAACAGATAGAGTTATAGGTAACAAGGGGGGTATAATTTTGGGTGGTTTTATGTTATAATAGGTAATAATATTGAGAGGAGGACAAGCAATGGCTAAAAGTAAACGCCAGATAATTATAGCGTCAATCATCCTTTTATTTGCCTTGATTTTTGGTATTTCTATCGGCGCTATAACCTGGATTATACAGGACACTCCTGATATATCTAGTTACAAAGGCACTAATGAAGCCAGTATGATTTATAGTGCTGATGGGCAACTTTTGACTAAATTATATCGGCAAAATAGAACCAGCGTCCCCCTGGAACAGATTCCGGCCGACCTTAAAAATGCTATTATTGCTGTAGAAGATACTAATTTTTATGTTCACCATGGTGTTGATTTCTGGGGAATCATCAGGGCGGTTATTACCAATATCAGCAACCTAGGTTCACGACCACAAGGGGCTAGCACTATTACCCAGCAATTAGCAGGTAATGCCCTCTTAAATAGACAGAATGTATCTTATTACCGTAAGATTCAGGAGGCCTATCTAGCATTACAATTTGAAAGACATTATACCAAACCAGAAATACTTGAAATGTATTTAAATGAAATTTACCTAGGACATAGTGCCTATGGTGTTGAAATAGCTGCCCAGCAATATTTTAATAAACATGTCTGGGAATTAAATCTAAGTGAGTCAGCTTTAATTGCCGGCCTGCCAAAATCACCTAATTATTATTCTCCTTTTAATAATTTTGATGAGGCCATTAGGCGGCGCAATATAGTGCTTAATCGCATGCAGGAAGTAGGTTATATCACAGAGAAGAAAGCACAAGAGGCTAAACAATATGAAGTTAAGCTCCGCTCTAAGGAACTAAAACAAGAAGAACTGGCCCCTTATTTTATTCGTTATATCAGGGATCAATTGATTGATCGTTTTGGTGCTCAGTTAGTGTATGATGGAGGCCTAAAGGTCTATACTACTCTTGACCCTATCATGCAAAAGGCAGCCGAAGACGCTGTCACCAGTGCCCTTAAGGATAAATATATCCCCAGTGTTGAACGGGAAAACACTGCTGATAAACTACAACCGCAGATGGCTATAATTAGCATTGACCCCACTACTGGAGCAATCCGGGCTATGCTGGGAGGCAGAGGGAATGATCAATTTAACCGTGCAGTTCAGGCAGTACGCCAACCTGGTTCAGCCTTCAAACCCTTTGTTTACACTACAGCTATTAAAAATGGCTATACTACCTCCTATGTAGTCAATGATATGCCTATGTTAGCCAAAAGTGAAAAAGGGAAGTCTCTAAGAATCTGGCCGAATAATACTGCAAAGGAGTACAGGGGGTATGTTAGTTTGAGAACAGCCCTTAATCATTCTATTAATGTAGCAGCAGTCAAATTACTCCAGGAGGTTGGTGTTGATAATACAATTAATACTACTAAAGAAATGGGGATATCAACCTTTGAAACAGCAGATGGCAATAAAGAACATCTTTCACTGGCCCTAGGTGGATTAACCAGAGGTGTTACACCCCTAGAAATGGCCTCAGCCTATGGAATTTTTGCTAATCAGGGTATCTTGGTTGAACCAATTGCTGTTACCAAAGTCCTGGATAAAAATGACAATGTAATCTATGAAGCACATCCTCGCAAAAAAATTGTCCTCAAAGAAGATACTGCTTATATTATGACTAATATGCTTCAATCAGTAGTTAACAACGGAACAGGTTGGAGGGCAAGGATTAACAGACGGGCTGTTGCTGGTAAAACTGGTACAACAAATGGATATTCTGATGCCTGGTTTGTCGGTTTTACACCAGACCTGGTTACCAGTGTCTGGATCGGTGAGGATAATGTAACTCCTATGGAATATAATCAAAAGGATGAACAGGGAAACTACCTCTTCCCTGAAGGCAGTGGTGGGCGGATAGTATCTAGTTCAGAGGCAGTCAGGTTATGGGGTAATTATATGCGGGAAGCGGTTAAAGATATGCCTGTAAAAGACTTCAAGGTTCCAGCTAATATTACTAAAGCTGAGGTAGACCCAGTTACTGGCTTACTGCCTAATGAATATACCCCTAGGACTGTTCAGGAAATATTCAGAAAAGGAAATGTACCAACAGAGGTAGAATCACTCCATCAGGCAACTGAAAAGCTTAGCATTGATAAAGAGAGTGGTTTGCTGGCTACAGCCAACTGTCCGGAAGAAAATATAGTAGAATATGAATATTTTGTTGATAGCGGCTACCGGGTAGGACCTGCCACAATTCATTTCAAACAGAAAGCTGACAAGGATAAAGACCCTGAAGATGAGGAACTTATTGAAGGTGTTTATCATGTTGCTGCCGGGGAACCTGTTCAGAAAATTGACCCTGAAACAGGTGTTCCTGAGAGGGATGAAACCGGGCAGGTAATCTATGAAACAAAACCTACCCAGTATTGTGATCTACACGGAGAAACAGATAACTTTATAAATAGTATCTGGGATTTCTTTAACAGGTTTTAGACTAGCTAATTAATTTCTACAATTGTAACCCCACTCCCACCTTCTTCAGGCTTTCCCAACCTGAAGAAGGTAATATGGGGATTTTCTTTTAGCACCTCAGCAACAGCGTCTCTTAAGGCGCCTGTCCCTTTACCATGTATTACTTCTACCTGTTTTATGCCTGCCAGAAATACATCATCAAGGTATTTATCCAGGCGACCCTGGGCTGTATCATACCGTTCACCCCTAAGATCAAGTTTTGGTGAAACCTGCTGAGCCTTACTTACACGATATCTCTTAACCATTTCCTGTTTTTTATCATCAGGCATCTCGGCCTTGATAAGTTCATCAAGACCTGCCTTCAAAGTGATTATACCAGCCTGAATTGTTGCCTCTCCCTTGTCTTTATTAATATCTGTTACCTCTCCCTTACGTCCAACATTCTTTAGTCTTACCTGATCACCGATCTCTATCTCATCTGTAACCCTACTATTACTATCAATCCCCTTACTATCCTCAAATTTCTTATCAACTTCTTTAAATTTTTCGTTTAATTTGTTTCCCATTCTATCTATCTCTGAACGGGAATTAAGATCATTTTGCTTAAGTTCCTGTAGGATTTGTTTACTTTCACGCCGGGCAGTATCTATTATCCCAGCAGCATCTTCCCTGGCTTTTTTGATAATATCCTGTTTATTCTGCTGTAAATCCTTTAACAGTGCTTGATACTTCTCTTTTAACTCAGCAGCTTCTTTTTCTTTTCTGGCAGAGCTCTCCTTTAATTCACGATACCTTTTTCTTTCACTATTAAGACCAGCAATAATACTTTCTACTTCAATCTCTTCCCCGGAAAGCATGGTTCTGGCTTTTTCAATTATAGCAGATGGTATTCCTAATCGATGGGCAATAGTCAAGGCATTACTACCACCTGGTATCCCCATTAAAATACGGTATGTTGGTTTAAGAGTCTCAAGATCAAACTCTACTGAGGCATTCTCTACCCCTGTTTGTTCATAGGCATAAGTCTTTAATTGACTGTAATGAGTTGTTACTATTGTAACTGCACCTATACTCTTTAGTTTTTCCAGTATTGCTATCCCCAGGGCTGCTCCTTCTCTAGGGTCTGTACCAGCACCTAACTCATCCATCAAAACAAGGCTGTCCTGGTCTGCCTTTTCCAGAAAAGACCTTATCCTGGTAATATGAGAGGAGAAAGTACTTAAATTCTGCTCAATACTCTGTTCATCACCTATATCAGCAAAGACGTTTTTAAATATTGAAAGGGTAGTTCCCCTATCTGCCGGAATGTGAAGTCCAATTTGCATCATCAAAACAAAAAGTCCCACTGTCTTAAGGGCAACAGTCTTCCCTCCTGTATTGGGCCCGGTTATAACAAGGGTGTTAAATTTATTACTGCCCACTGCTATATCAATAGGTACAACCTCATCTTTCAAAAGGGGGTGTCTCCCCTGTTTAATATCGATCATACCTTCTTCATTAATTTCAGGAGCAATTCCTTTAAGCTGATTACTATAAGCAGCCCGGGCAAAAATAAGATCAAGCAGTGAGACTATCTTCAGGTTTTCTTTAATTATCAGCATATCCTGCTGTACCAACCCGCTGAGCTGCTGGAGTATCCGGTATACTTCCTCTTCCTCTTGCCGCTGTAAGCCTTTCAGTTTGTTATTTAACTTTAGGACAGCCATGGGCTCCATAAAAAGTGTCATGCCACTGGCTGACTGGTCATGGACAATACCAGCAAAACTATTACGGTATTCTTGTCGAACAGGAACTACATACCTGTCCCCTCTTCTGGTTACTAAATTATCCTGCAGCATTGACTGATATTTTTGATCTTTAATAATATTATCTAATTTATCCCGAATACGATTACCTATTATCCTTATCTCTGAACGTAGTGAGGCAAGCTTTTTACTGGCTCTGTCCTTTATTTCACCGTATTCATCAAGGGCATAGTCCAGTTCTTTTTTTAGTTCTGGCAGTGGGGTTAGTTTCTCACCCTGTTTTGTTACAGGGGCAAACCTCTGCTCAATCAAGCGGGGGTCTAGATTATTGATAAGGTCATTAAAATAAGCCTCCAAACGAGAATAAGCAGCAAGGGTATTTCTAACATTCATAAGCTCTTTAGCTGATAAGACAATACCCTTATCAACCTTCTTAAGTATCTCACGCAGGTCTCTAATTCCACCAAAGGGTGGATGACCATATTCATTTAATATTTCTTTAGCTGCAGTAACTTCCTGTAACCTCTTTTTAACATATCTTATATCTGAAACTGGAGTTAATTTCTCTACAATTTCTCCCCCGATTATAGTGGCTGTATGTTTTCTTACCTCTTCTTTAATTTTATTTAATTCAAGTATAGCAATAACACCTTTATCCAAAATTATTCCCCCTCAAATAGACAAGCAAATTAATTATTTCTTAAATCAAAAATTTATGGAGATGTTAAAAGACCATGATTTAAATCATGGTCTAAATATATTCTGCAAATTCTGCTGAAGAAAGGGTGTCATAGACAATAACCTAGTTGCTAGAAATGAATTCTGTACCTGCTGGCTAATTGATGTTACTGGAAGCTTATTCAAAAATAAGACAAGAAAATAAGCCAGCAGTCCACCCTTAAGCAGTCCTAACAAAGCACCAGCAGCATGATCGATCGGTTTTAGAAACAGAAAATCAATGACATTCTTAAAAACCATACCAAGCAAATGGACTAATACATTGACTGCTATAAATAATACTGCAAAACTAATAAATTGTAATAACTGGGGTGAAGTTTCCACATATGGTGCAATATATTTTTGAAAACCATTATAATAATTAACAGCAATCAGTAAGGCAAAAACAATACCAATTATCATGCTTGTTTGTTTGATAAACCCTTTATTAAATCCTCCTATGACAAAATATAGAAACAGAATTAATAGCACTATATCAATTATTGTTACCCCATATCCTAATCAACCTCCTCCAGGAGAGATTCCAGCTCTTGATAGTCTTTTTTGAGTTTATTATGTTTATCTGCCAGCTTTTTAAACTCCTTTTCCAGGGTCTTAATATCCTCTGATTTTTCTTCATACTTATCCTTTAACTTATAATATTCATCTGCAACATTCATAATTGCCAGATTGAGAATACGCTGACGTGATAGGCGGGGATAAGCCCTGGAGATATCCTGACCGATAATATTGATATGGTGTACCAGCTTTTTTACATACCTCTCAGATAATTGTCCAACTATCACCATATCTTCACCGAGCAGTTTTACATTGTATTTATCTTTATGCTTATCCTCCACAGCCATTTTTATTCATCCCCCAGAAAAATTTCTCTATATTTATTAAATTCACTATTTAGAAAGGAAATCCTGCCTGCTATTTTAATTTCCTCTAATTTCTGCGGAGAAGAAATTCCTTAAGAGTTTTAATATCTTATTAAAGAGTTCATTCACTTCTTCATCCCGTAATGTTCTATCCTCTGCCTGAAAAAGCAGCTTAAAAGCAAGGCTCTTAAGGCCTTCAGGGATTTGATCCCCTTCATAGAGATCAAATATCTCCACTTTCTTCAATATATCTCCAGCCTCCCGTTTAAGTAACCTTAGTATTTCACCTGAATTAATCTCGTTTTTTACAAGGATAGCCAGGTCACGTTCAACTGCAGGATATTTAGGTAATTTACTATATTTTTTATCCAGATTAACTGCCTTAATAACAGCTGTTAAATCAAGCTGAAAAAGAGCTGTCCTCTCTTTCAGATCAAGTTCAGTAATTATAGCAGGGAGAAGCTCGCCAAGATAACCAATCTCCCCACCGTCAAGCTCAATACTTGCTGTCCGTCCAGGGTGAAGAAAACTCTGCCTGGCTGGTTTAAAGAGAAAACTATCAATACCAAGTCTGCTAAAATAGCTCTCTAACACCCCTTTTAAGTAAAAGAAATCAGCTGCAGCTGACTGCCAGCTATCCTCTGGATAGCCCATACTCCCCCCAGCAAGTTTCAATTCCTGTTGAAAGGGTTCTTCCCCTACCTGTCTGAAAAACACATTGCCTATTTCAAAGACAGCCATCCTATCAATCTGTCTTTTAGCATTATTAGATAAAAGTTCAACTATACCCGGTAGTAGAGAAGTCCTCATTAAAGCATATGATTCATTTAAAGGGTTTTTAATCCTGACCCATTCCCTGAGCCTGCTATCTTCAGGGAGCCTGAACAACTCATAATCTTCTTTACCTTGAAGACTAAAATTGATAATCTCATCCAATCCAGCAGAAATCATTAGCTCCCTGCTGATATCCTCCAGAGACTGTTGAGAGGTCTTTCCACCCTGCTGTTTGCTTTCTGGAACAGTTACCGGGATATTATTATAGCCGTAGACACGAGCCAGTTCTTCAATAAGGTCTGCTTCCCGCTCTACATCATTACGATATGAAGGGACAGCTACCTTGACCAAACCCTCCTTTTCCCCCTTAATGAGAAAACCAAGTTTATTAAGCATCTGACTAATATCTTTGGCAGTTAAGGAAATACCTAATATATTATTTACATAATCAGTCTCAAGTACTATTTCTAACGGCTGGTAAGGTTCAGGATATATATCAATTATTCCACTTACTACTTCACCAGCAGCATACTCTTGCATTAGGTAAGCCGCCCTCCGGCCGGCTTCAACAACACCTTCAATATCAATACCGCGTTCAAAGCGGTGTGATGCCTCACTGGGAAGGCCCAGTTTTTTAGCAGTCTTTCTAATATTAACAGGATTAAAATAGGCTGATTCCAGAAATATTGTACTAGTATCCTCAGTTACCTCACTATTTGCTCCCCCCATAACCCCTGCCAGGCCAACTGCTTCTTTAGTATCAGCAATAACCAACATCTCCTCATTAAGCTGACGCTCCTGGTCATCAAGAGTTATTAATTTCTCCCCTGATCTGGCCCGACGAACAATAATTTTTTTCTCATTGATTGTATCAAAATCAAAGGCATGTAGTGGTTGATTGTACTCAAGGAGTACATAATTAGTAATATCTACTACATTATTAATCGGTCTAATTCCTGCTGCTTTGAGGTTTTGTTGCATCCATTCAGGTGAAGGCCCTATCTTAACATTCTTGATAATTTGGCCGGTATAGCGGGGGCATAATTCTTTATCCATGACCTCTATGCTGACATAATCCCTTATATCTTCCTTATTATCATTATTAATCTTAATCTCAGGTCTCTTCACTTTTACATCTTCCTGAAGTGATTTTAACTCCCTAGCAATGCCTAGCATACCCAGACAGCGGGCATAGTTTGGTGTTAAATCAAGATCAAAGACATAATCGTCCAGCCCTAAATATTTTACTAACTTTTCACCTGGTACAGCCTCTTCTCCCAGAATCATGATCCCTGATGCCCTTTCCTGACTTAAACCAAGTTCATCAGTAGAACAGAGCATTCCATTTGATGGTTCACCACGTAATTTGGTCTTTTTAATCTTCATACCATTTGGTAGTTCAACACCTGTTCTGGCAACAGGTACCCTGGCACCTTCAACAACATTCGGTGCCCCGGTAACTATCTGTAACAACTCATCACCTGTATTTAGCTGACAGATAACCAGTTTATCAGCATTAGGGTGTTCCTCTATTTTCTCAATCTCACCTATTATGATATCCTCAATCCCCTCACCTAGATATTCCATGGAATCCACTTCCAATCCAGCCATAGTAAGTACATAATCCAGTTCTTCCGGGGTATATGAGAGATCAATATATCTCTTTAACCAATTATAAGAAACCTTCATTAATAAACACCTTCCCTATCTTTAAAATTGATGCAGAAATCTTTTATCATTTTCATATAAAAGCCTGATATCTTCTATCCCATACTTTAGCATCGCAATCCTATCTAAACCCATCCCGAAGGCAAAACCACTATAAATAGAGGTATCAACACCAGCCATCTCTAGAACATTAGGGTGTACCATACCGGAACCCATTACTTCAAGCCAACCAGTCTGAGAACAAAGACGGCAACCCTCTCCACCACATATTACACAGGAAATATCAACCTCTGCACTGGGTTCAGTAAATGGAAAATAACTGGGGCGAAACCTTGTTTTGGTATCTTCTCCATAAATAGCCTTTACAAATAACTCTATTGTTCCCTTAAGGTCACTAAAAGCAATTCCCTTATCAACAAGCAGGCCTTCTAGTTGATGAAACACAGGAGAATGTGAAGCATCCAGCTCATCAGAGCGGTAAACACGCCCAGGGGCAATTATCCTGATTGGTGGTTGATTCTCTACCATAGTTCTAATCTGTACTGGTGATGTGTGTGTCCTTAAAAGGTAATTATCATTAATATAAAAGGTATCCTGCAAGTCACGGGCAGGATGGTGTTTAGGGACATTTAGAGCCTCAAAATTATTATATTCATTTTCTATTTCTGGTCCTTCAGCTATTGTATAGCCTAGACCTATAAATACCTCTCTAATTTTATTTGAAATATTTGTTAAAGGGTGTACATGTCCAATATTAGGCTCTTTACCAGGTAGGGTAACATCTATCTTTTCGTCAGCAAGCCTTTTTTGTTCTGCTAATTCTGTCAGTTCATCCTTTTTATCTTGTAAGAGCTTATTGAGCTTATTTTTAAGCTGGTTAGCTATCTTACCAACTACAGGCCTTTCCTCAGCTGGTATTTTACCCATTTGACGGAGGACATCGGTAATTTTTCCCTTCTTACCCAGAAAATCAATCCTTAACTCCTCTAATGTCTCTAAATCATTAACAGTACTGAAGATTTTTTTTCCTTCTTCTTCAATCTCTTTAAGTCTTTCCTGTAAATTCACCATAAAACACCTCCATAAATATATAAAAAATCTCTCATCCAAGGGACGAGAGATCGCGGTACCACCCTACTTTACCTCCACCTAAGTAAAGGTTACTTGTTTAATATAACGGAACAATAAATCCCGGTTAGACCTACTCAATTTCAGCCTACAGCTCCAGAGTGAACTTCATTACCACAACTTCAGACTGTTTACAGTCGATGACAGCCATTCCCTGTGAAGTCTATCAGGCAACTACTCTCTCTTTCATCACTTTTAAACTATATGAATTCCTGTTTGTTTGGGGTATATCTCATCATTAGATACATCTGTTTATAAACCAGATATGCATTAATAGAACCCGTTTCTTCAAAAAGCCTCCAGAAAAATGTTGCGGTCAAGCCCATTAGGACCACATCCTTCCAAGAGAGATATATTATGATTATATTTAAGATTATATCATACTCCCTTTATATTGACAAGGATTTAGACCTATTTTTTGAAAAAATTTCTGAAAATAACAAACATTTTATTCTATTTTTTCTTCCAGCGCTTTATACATTATAATACCAGCAGCGATAGCAGCATTTAAGGAATCTATATCACCTATAATGGGTATCTTAATAAGTCTATCAGCCATTTCCAATATCTCCCGGGAGACCCCATGGGCTTCATTACCAATAACCAACATACTCCTGGGATTATAGTTAATATTATAATAGTATTCTTTCCCACTTAAATCAGCAGCAATCAGATTATAAGTAGAGAGCTGTGAAACTAATAATTCTTTAAAGGCAGCCAGTTCTATATCTGTTATTATCGGGATATTAAAGACAGCACCCATAGTAGCCCTGAGCACTTTCAGATTATATATGTCAACACTACCTTTAAGTACTATGATCCCGGCAACCCCTGCTGCTACTGCAGTGCGAATTACAGTACCCATATTACCCGGATCCTGAAGTCTATCCAGCACAAGTATAATTCCTTTGTCAATAAAATCATTAATATGATAGACAGGTTCATCAACAACCCCTATAACCCCCTGAGGGGTAACTGTATCTGCTAATTCATTTAAAAGACCTTCTTCAACCAGAACTACCATATCCCTACCGACCAGATTAGTAATCTTTTGTCCTTCAGGGGAGTCATAAAAAGAAGGAGTTAAAAATATAGTCTCAAAATCAGCATTGCTATTTAAAGCCTCATTTATAATCCGGTATCCCTCAAGAATAAACTTGCCCTCTTTCTTTCTGTATTTACGTAGGTATAATTTCTGCAGGTATTTTATTCTGACATTCCCGGTACTACTTATTACTCCATTCATCATTAACACCCCCATATAAAAACCCCCGGAAGTAATTACCGGGGAATATATATTGGCCTGACTATACTTTATTGCTCCAACAAATATACTTGTTAATCTTTAAACTCGCTAAAGACCTAATTCCTCTTTAGCAACAGATACCAGTTCACTAAAGCTATTTTCATCACGAACAGCCATATCAGCTAACATTTTACGATCAATTTCAATATTAGCCTTTTTTAAACCATTGATAAACTTACTATATGAAAGACCATCTTTACGTGCCGCAGCATTGATTCGGGTTATCCATAGTTTCCTGAATTCCCTCTTTTTTGCCCGGCGGTCTCTATAGGCATAGTGAAGTGATTTCATAACAGCCTGATTGGCTGGTCTATATAATTTACTCTTAGCACCAAAATAACCCTTAGCCATCTTTAATACCTTTTTTCTTCTACGGCGGGCTTTAGTACCCCTCTTTACACGTGGCATATTCTATTTCCCCTTTCAACATTATTATTTATAAGGTAACAATTTTTTATATCTTTTTTCATAGGTTTTATCAATTAAAGTACTTTTCCTGAGATTTCTCTTTCTTTTACCAGTTTTTTTGGTTAATATATGACTATGAAAGGCCTTACTCCTCTTGAGTTTGCCTTTACTGGTCTTTTTAACCCGTTTAGCAATACCTTTATGGGTTTTAATCTTAGGCATAACATAATCCTCCTCTTATATTTTATTTATCCATATCAGGGGTCAAGAACATAAACATATTACGCCCTTCCATCCTAGGTTTACTCTCTACTTTACCCAGGTCTTCAGTCCCTTCTATTAATCTATCCATTAAACCATATCCTAATTCTTTATGGACAAGTTCCCGGCCGCGGAACTTAACCCTGACTTTAACCTTATCTTTATCCTTTAAAAATCTCCTGGCCATTTTAAGTTTTACATTAAAATCATGGTCTTCAATCTTTACACCCATCTGCACTTCCTTGATATTCATAACATTTTGGTTCTTTTTAGCTTTCTTGGCCTTTTTCGCCTGTTCATACTTATATTTACCATAATCCATCACTTTACATACAGGCGGTTTGGCCTGTGGGGCAACCTCAACCAGATCAAGTTCCTTTTCTTCTGCCATCCTTAAAGCATCATTTCTAGAAAGTATCCCGACCTGTTCTCCTTCCGAGGAAATCAATCTTACCTCTCTTGCCCTGATATTATCATTAATCCTTAAATCATTACTACCGATTTTTTATGCACCTCCTGATTTTTCAAACACATTTTAATTTTGACATAATAATCTTCAGCAAAAATCTGTGATTATTTCACAAGCTCAAAAGATTAGTGCCTATAATAAAAATAGCGGATGGAATACCACCCGCCTAAAAAACATAAGATACAGCTATAGAAAAGTAATCAAAACTCTTCTAATAAGCCTTTATCTATTAACCAGTGTCTTTTACTGGTGAGAAACGGGGGTTTCTACTTTATTATCTATCTTAGTATAACACAGTATATAATTAAAGTCAATTATAACATAATAAATGAGTTTCCCCATTTTTAAAAATAGCAAAAACTAACCTTTACTGTCATAGTGGTAAAGAAAGTTGTAAATTGTTTTGTGATCGCTGTTTTTGGTAATAACTTTTTAAAAACGAATTTATTCCAGTGTATGATTTCTCTAAAATAGCTTT
This window contains:
- a CDS encoding CvpA family protein — encoded protein: MLLILFLYFVIGGFNKGFIKQTSMIIGIVFALLIAVNYYNGFQKYIAPYVETSPQLLQFISFAVLFIAVNVLVHLLGMVFKNVIDFLFLKPIDHAAGALLGLLKGGLLAYFLVLFLNKLPVTSISQQVQNSFLATRLLSMTPFLQQNLQNIFRP
- a CDS encoding endonuclease MutS2, which translates into the protein MDKGVIAILELNKIKEEVRKHTATIIGGEIVEKLTPVSDIRYVKKRLQEVTAAKEILNEYGHPPFGGIRDLREILKKVDKGIVLSAKELMNVRNTLAAYSRLEAYFNDLINNLDPRLIEQRFAPVTKQGEKLTPLPELKKELDYALDEYGEIKDRASKKLASLRSEIRIIGNRIRDKLDNIIKDQKYQSMLQDNLVTRRGDRYVVPVRQEYRNSFAGIVHDQSASGMTLFMEPMAVLKLNNKLKGLQRQEEEEVYRILQQLSGLVQQDMLIIKENLKIVSLLDLIFARAAYSNQLKGIAPEINEEGMIDIKQGRHPLLKDEVVPIDIAVGSNKFNTLVITGPNTGGKTVALKTVGLFVLMMQIGLHIPADRGTTLSIFKNVFADIGDEQSIEQNLSTFSSHITRIRSFLEKADQDSLVLMDELGAGTDPREGAALGIAILEKLKSIGAVTIVTTHYSQLKTYAYEQTGVENASVEFDLETLKPTYRILMGIPGGSNALTIAHRLGIPSAIIEKARTMLSGEEIEVESIIAGLNSERKRYRELKESSARKEKEAAELKEKYQALLKDLQQNKQDIIKKAREDAAGIIDTARRESKQILQELKQNDLNSRSEIDRMGNKLNEKFKEVDKKFEDSKGIDSNSRVTDEIEIGDQVRLKNVGRKGEVTDINKDKGEATIQAGIITLKAGLDELIKAEMPDDKKQEMVKRYRVSKAQQVSPKLDLRGERYDTAQGRLDKYLDDVFLAGIKQVEVIHGKGTGALRDAVAEVLKENPHITFFRLGKPEEGGSGVTIVEIN
- a CDS encoding penicillin-binding protein 1A is translated as MAKSKRQIIIASIILLFALIFGISIGAITWIIQDTPDISSYKGTNEASMIYSADGQLLTKLYRQNRTSVPLEQIPADLKNAIIAVEDTNFYVHHGVDFWGIIRAVITNISNLGSRPQGASTITQQLAGNALLNRQNVSYYRKIQEAYLALQFERHYTKPEILEMYLNEIYLGHSAYGVEIAAQQYFNKHVWELNLSESALIAGLPKSPNYYSPFNNFDEAIRRRNIVLNRMQEVGYITEKKAQEAKQYEVKLRSKELKQEELAPYFIRYIRDQLIDRFGAQLVYDGGLKVYTTLDPIMQKAAEDAVTSALKDKYIPSVERENTADKLQPQMAIISIDPTTGAIRAMLGGRGNDQFNRAVQAVRQPGSAFKPFVYTTAIKNGYTTSYVVNDMPMLAKSEKGKSLRIWPNNTAKEYRGYVSLRTALNHSINVAAVKLLQEVGVDNTINTTKEMGISTFETADGNKEHLSLALGGLTRGVTPLEMASAYGIFANQGILVEPIAVTKVLDKNDNVIYEAHPRKKIVLKEDTAYIMTNMLQSVVNNGTGWRARINRRAVAGKTGTTNGYSDAWFVGFTPDLVTSVWIGEDNVTPMEYNQKDEQGNYLFPEGSGGRIVSSSEAVRLWGNYMREAVKDMPVKDFKVPANITKAEVDPVTGLLPNEYTPRTVQEIFRKGNVPTEVESLHQATEKLSIDKESGLLATANCPEENIVEYEYFVDSGYRVGPATIHFKQKADKDKDPEDEELIEGVYHVAAGEPVQKIDPETGVPERDETGQVIYETKPTQYCDLHGETDNFINSIWDFFNRF
- the tyrS gene encoding tyrosine--tRNA ligase, with protein sequence MNIQKQLKILTRGVKDLISKKELEEKLIKADKEGRPLRVKLGLDPSAPDIHLGHTVVLRKLKQFQDLGHEVYLIIGDFTGRIGDPSGKSQTRKQLSEEEVQENARTYQEQFAKLLDEDKTKLVFNGSWLGELKFADVIDLSSKYTVARMLEREDFSNRFSNEKAISVHEFFYPLMQGYDSVAIKADVELGGTDQRFNLLVGRDLQREYGQEPQVVMMMPILEGLDGVNKMSKSLGNYIGVNDSPNDMYGKVMSIPDDLISRYFELLTDLPEDELKEIKQSLAQGQLNPMKYKKQLALTIVEQYHGKTAADESAAEFDRVFSEGKLPEDIPEFTIKESELEDGKMWIVNLIARTGLLSSNSEARRMIKQGAVSINDEKQEKINIDADVTDGMIIQIGKRRFAKVKID
- a CDS encoding cell division protein ZapA, giving the protein MAVEDKHKDKYNVKLLGEDMVIVGQLSERYVKKLVHHINIIGQDISRAYPRLSRQRILNLAIMNVADEYYKLKDKYEEKSEDIKTLEKEFKKLADKHNKLKKDYQELESLLEEVD